The window CCCGCGCGCTGGTCGTCGACCGCGGCGGCGCCATCGGCCTCATCCTCCATGATGCGATGGCCATCGGCAACGTGCCGCCGGAAGACTATGTCCGCCTCAGCAGCGGCGTGCCGCTCTCCATCGGCGTTATCGACAGGAGCCTTGCCGAGATCGCGCCCGGCCGCTTCGAAACCGTCGCGCGCCTGGAGGCCGGCGGCGAGCACGAGCTGATCGTCACCACCGGCGTCGGCGGCCTCACCACATGCATCCGCTTCGACGTGGAGGGCGACGGCGCGCGCAACGACCGGGTCTTCACCCTGAAGGCGTTCCCGCGCGACGGGACCTACAGCGCCGGCCGGCCGGAAACCGTCGATTTCGAGTTGCGCGACGGGGAGGGCCGGGAGATCGCCGTCGCGGGCGCCCGCTTCCTGGTCTCCAGCCTGCAATCGTCCTGGACGATGCCGGTGGATGCGCGGCGCGGCCGGGACAACCGCCTCGAAGCCGAGATCCGCTTTCCCCATCCCGGCCTCTTCTCGATCAGCCCGGTCGACATACCGCAGGCCTTCGATCTGCGGGAGCCGGCGCTCGCACAGGTGTCGCCATGAACAGGATCGTCTCCGTCGCCCTTCCCCTTGCGGTGTTCCTCGGCCTTGCGGCATCGGCGGCGATCGTCGCCGGCCGCGTCCTGCCTGCCCGGCAGGCCGCCACGATGGCGCAGGAGCCGGTGGACCTTCCCGACGTGCGCCTGACCGACCAGCACGGGCGCGATGCGGCGCTGGTCAGCGAGCTTGCCGGCGACGATCTCCTCGTGGTGACGTTCAACTACACGTCCTGCCAGTCCATCTGCGGGGTCGGCAACGCGATCATGCAGGAGCTGGACAGGACCGTCGCGCCGCAGGTGGAGCGGCCCGTCCGTCTCGTGTCCATAACGATAAACCCGACGGTCGACACGCCGGATATCCTGGCCGGCGCGGCGCGCGAATGGGCGCCGAGCGAGCGCTGGCTCTGGACGACCGGGCGGCCGAGCGACATCGACAAGGTGCTGCGGCAGGCCAACGCGCGAACGGCCGACATCGAGCTGCACGAGCTCGTCTTCATCGTCGGGGACGGAAGGCGGAAGGACTTCCGCCGCATGCCGGTCAACGACGGGACCGTTTCCGGCATCATCGCGGCGCTCGACGGATACGGCCGTTGAAAGGGCCCGCTTTTGCCGGCCTGCTGCTCCTGGTCTGGACGGCGGCTGCCGCCGGCAGCGACCGACCGGATGCCGGCCGCGATCTCTATAAC is drawn from Shinella sp. PSBB067 and contains these coding sequences:
- a CDS encoding SCO family protein, with product MNRIVSVALPLAVFLGLAASAAIVAGRVLPARQAATMAQEPVDLPDVRLTDQHGRDAALVSELAGDDLLVVTFNYTSCQSICGVGNAIMQELDRTVAPQVERPVRLVSITINPTVDTPDILAGAAREWAPSERWLWTTGRPSDIDKVLRQANARTADIELHELVFIVGDGRRKDFRRMPVNDGTVSGIIAALDGYGR